The nucleotide window GATATTACAATAGTTGATGTGTATAAAAATGTTAAGTTAGTTCATAAATTTGGAGATTTAAAAATAGATAAAATTCATCCAGATTATGGTCAGTTTAAAATGTTTTTAAGTTCAGCAAATGCTTCTGTAAACCTTTCAGGAATCAATCAACAATTTAATTTTGAAATAAAAGAAAACCCTTCATTGTATTCCATAAGAAAGCCGATTACTGTCACGCTTAAAGAAATGGGAAGTAAAAATATTAACGGAACTTTTTTAATAGAATCTAAAAATAAAAAAATTTACATAGAGGGTAAATATTCTCAGTTAGCAATTACTGAATAACTTTTGTTTATTCTTAACATTTTTTTTAAAACTTCACTAAAATTCCATTTCGCCATTCTTCATAAAGTGCCTATCTTTAGCATTTGTAAATAGTCACTTTTTCTATGGAATTATATAAAGAAAATCAACTTAAAGTATACAACTCATTATCAAAAAGCAAAGAGCTTTTTAAACCTGTAATTGAAGGAAGGGTAGGGATGTATGTTTGTGGTCCCACCGTTTACAGTAATGCTCATTTAGGAAACGTAAGAACTTTTATGTTCTTTGATGTAGTATATCGTTATATGTTACATTTAGGATATAAAGTACGTTATGTACGTAATATTACTGATGCAGGTCATTTAGAAAATGATGCTGATGAAGGAGAAGATAGAATTGCTAAAAAAGCACGTTTAGAAGAGATAGAACCAATGGAAGTGGTTCAACGTTATACAGTTGACTTCCATGATGTGTTAAAAAATTATAATTTTTTACCTCCAAGTATTGAACCAACAGCTACTGGTCATATAGTTGAACAAATTGAAATGATTAAAGAAATCATGGATAAAGGATTTGCTTATGAGGTAAATGGATCTGTATATTTTGATGTGTTGAAATACAACAAAACAGGTAATTATGGAATCTTATCTGGAAGGAAAATTGAAGATGCAATACATAATACTAGAACTTTAGATGGACAGTCTGATAAAAGAAATCCTCAAGATTTTGCTCTGTGGAAAAAAGCAGATGAACGTCATATTATGCGTTGGCCATCTCCTTGGAGTGATGGATTTCCTGGTTGGCATTTAGAGTGTTCTGTTATGAGTAAAAAATATTTAGGAGAACAATTTGATATTCACGGAGGAGGAATGGATTTAAAGTTTCCGCATCATGAATGTGAAATAGCGCAATCTCAAACATGTAGTGGTAAAGCACCTGTTAACTATTGGATGCATACAAATATGTTGTTGTTAAATAGCCAAAAAATGGCTAAGTCTACAGGGAATTATATTTTGCCTAATGAAATTTTAACAGGAGAAAACGATGTTTTAAGTAAAGCATTTATGCCAAGTGTTGTTCGTTTTTTTAATTTACAAGCTAATTACCGTAGTATATTAGATTTTTCAAGTGATGCATTAGAAGCTTCTGAAAAAGGTCATGGAAAGCTAATGGATGCTGTTAATTATTTAGATAAAATTGAAGCAGGAAGTGAGTCAACTTTTAATGTTCAAGACTGGAAAAAAGAATGTTATGCCGCCATGAATGATGATTTTAATACTCCAATTTTAATTTCTCACTTATTTGAAGCAGTTAAAATAATCAATTTAATTCGTGAGCAAAAGGCTAGTTTAACTGAGGAAGATTTATTAGAGTTAAAGAAAACCATGAATGCGTTTGTTTTTGACGTATTAGGTTTAATGAATGAGGTAACTCAAGGAAGTTCTGATAAAGTTAATGGAGTTGTAGAATTGCTAATTAAATTACGTAAAGAAGCAAGAGAAAATAAAGACTGGGCATTGTCTGATCAAATTAGAGATGAATTATTAGAATTAGGTATTCAATTGAAAGATGGTAGAGAAGGAACTAGTTTCTCAATAAATTAGAAGGTATGGTTTTTCAATCTGAAAGACTCATCGTTAAAGCGATACAAAAGATTCATAAAAAAGAATTTGTTGAGTTATTAACGGCTGAAGAAATAATAAAAGCTATTCCTCAAAATAAACCCTCAGAAGATAATATTGAAAACAAATTTCAATTAGCACTTTCTTTTAATGGAGATATAGTAGGAAATAGTTTAAGTCTTTTAGGTGTTTTTGAAAAAAATAAAGAAGATTTAATTGGGTTGATAGGTTTTCTAACAAATGAAGAAAAAAATAGAGAATTAGGATATCGTTTTAGAAAAGATTTTTGGGGTAGAGGATATGCTACTGAAATAGCTAAAAAAATGATAGAATATTCTTTCAATGTTTTAAAATTTGAAAAGATTACTGCTGATGTATGGGTTGAAAATATAGCATCAAATAAAATTTTAGCTAAGTTTTTTAAGCCAGTAAAAGAGTTTTATAATGAATATGATAATTGTACTGATAGAAGGTATGAATTATTAAAAAATGATTGGAATTAATTTGAAAAAAATACTAACATATCCGTTTGTTTTATTAGTACGTTTTTATCAAACAGCAATATCACCATTTACACCTGCTACCTGTAGATATTCACCTACATGTTCACATTATACAATAGAGGCATTACAAAAGCACGGGTTGTTTTACGGTGGGTGGTTGGCTTTAAAAAGAATCTTTAGTTGTCATCCTTGGGGTGGAAGTGGGTATGATCCAGTGCCAGAAAAAAAAAATAAATAATCGTTATTGCAAGAGAAATAAAAAAGTAATTTTATTCAACTTGTAGTAATATAAAAATTAAATTTAAAATACATGAGTTTTTTATCTATCGTATGGGATTGGAATCCTGAGATTATTAAAATAGGAGGTTTTGGTATTAGATGGTATAGTTTAATGTTCGTAGCTGCTTTTATTTTAGGATTGCATTTAATGAAGAAAATTTATATAAATGATAAGGTTCCTGTTGAAAAACTAGATCCTTTATTTATGTATGTTTTTGTATCGATGTTAATAGGTATGCGTTTAGGAGAAGTATTTTTCTATAATTGGGGTTATTACCAAAATAATTTATTAGAAATATTTTTACCTTTTAAAAAACAAGATGGAGCTACTGCTTTATTTGGTTTTTTAAAAGATTGGAAATTTACTGGTTTTACAGGATTTGCTAGTCATGGTGCAGCAGTAGGAATTCCTTTAGCTTTATACTTTTATGCGAAAAAACATCTGCAAAAACCGTGGTTATTTATTTTAGATAGATTAGGTATTATGGTTGCCTTAGCAGGTTTTTTTATTCGCTTAGGAAACTTTTTTAACTCAGAAATTTATGGGAAAGCTACAGGTTCAAGTTTTGGTGTAATATTTAAAAGAGCTGGTGAATCAGAACCACGCTATCCAACTCAATTGTATGAAGCGTTTAGTTATTTAGCCTTGTTTTTTGCGTTATGGTATTTTTATTGGAAAACTGATAAAAAGAAGCAAACTGGGTTTTTATTCGGGTTGTTCATGGTTGTGTTGTGGTCTTTACGATTTTTCATAGAGTTCTTAAAAGAAGCACAAATTGAAGGAAGAGAGGATTGGGTGTTTAATACATTAAATACAGGTCAAGTGCTAAGTATTCCTTTAGTAATGATAGGGATTTGGTTAATGTTTAGAAAAACAAAAATACCTCAAGAGGATTAAAAAATATAAACAGCATAAAAAAAAGACTTAGTTTTAACTAAGTCTTTTTTTTATGCTGTAACTAAAAGTTTTTATGAAGAAAATTTTTGAGCTACCTTTTGAGTAATTCCAACAATAACTTCACTTGCTTTTACAATACTTTCAGCAGGAACATATTCATATCTTCCGTGAAAATTATGTCCACCAGCAAAAATATTAGGGCAAGGTAATCCTTTATATGATAATTGAGAACCATCTGTACCACCTCTAATAGCTTTAATTAAAGGAGTAATTCCCATGTCATTCATCACTTCTTCAGCAATATCAACTATATGCATAACAGGAGTAACCTTCTCTTTCATATTATAGTATTGATCCTTCATTTCAATTTCAATTAAGTCTTTACCCAGTTTTTGATTCATAACATCAACTAAATCAAGCATTGCTTGTTTTCGGTTTTTAAATAAATCCATTTCATGATCTCTTATAATATAGTGTAAAGTAGTTTTTTCTACTTCACCTTCCATATTATGTAAATGAAAAAAACCTTCATACCCAGTAGTTTTTTCAGGAACTTCATTTTCAGGTAAAGCATTAATAAACTCACTAGCAATTGTCATTGAGTTGATCATTTTTCCTTTGGCATAACCAGGGTGAACAATTTTACCGTTAATTGTAATTTTGGCCCCAGCTGCATTGAAGTTTTCGTATTCTAATTCACCAATTTGACTACCATCCATAGTGTATGCCCACTCAGCCCCGAATTTTTCAACATCAAATAGGTGAGCACCCTTACCAACTTCTTCATCAGGTGTAAAACAAATACGTATTTTACCGTGTTTTAATTCAGGGTTTTGAATTAAATATTCCATGGCAGAAACGATTTCAGTAATTCCAGCTTTATCATCGGCACCAAGTAAAGTAGTACCGTCAGTTGTAATTATAGTTTGACCTTTATATTGTAATAAATCTTCAAAGTAATTAGGAGATAAAACAATGTTTTCTTTTTCATTTAAAAGAATATCTTTTCCGTCATAATTTTCATGAATTTGTGGTTTTACATTTGCTCCAGTAAAATCAGGACTTGTATCTATATGTGCAACAAAACCAATAGTTGGTACATCATAGTCTAAATTACTAGGTAATGTTGCCATTAAATAACAATTACTATCTAATTCAACATCAATCATACCAATTTCTTTTAATTCTTTTTCAAGAACTTTAGCAAGGTCCCATTGTTTTTCAGTACTAGGGAAAGCAGGGTTGTTAGGATCACTTTCGGTATCAATTGTTACGTACTTTATAAATCGATCAATTATATGTTGTTTGTTCATTGTTTTAATTTTAAAATCAAAAATACTTATTTCAACTGTATTTCGTTAATTAAATTTATGGCTTTGCAAATACGTTCATCAACTAAATCATCACCATAAACTTCTGTTTTTACATGT belongs to Tenacibaculum sp. MAR_2010_89 and includes:
- the cysS gene encoding cysteine--tRNA ligase, with the protein product MELYKENQLKVYNSLSKSKELFKPVIEGRVGMYVCGPTVYSNAHLGNVRTFMFFDVVYRYMLHLGYKVRYVRNITDAGHLENDADEGEDRIAKKARLEEIEPMEVVQRYTVDFHDVLKNYNFLPPSIEPTATGHIVEQIEMIKEIMDKGFAYEVNGSVYFDVLKYNKTGNYGILSGRKIEDAIHNTRTLDGQSDKRNPQDFALWKKADERHIMRWPSPWSDGFPGWHLECSVMSKKYLGEQFDIHGGGMDLKFPHHECEIAQSQTCSGKAPVNYWMHTNMLLLNSQKMAKSTGNYILPNEILTGENDVLSKAFMPSVVRFFNLQANYRSILDFSSDALEASEKGHGKLMDAVNYLDKIEAGSESTFNVQDWKKECYAAMNDDFNTPILISHLFEAVKIINLIREQKASLTEEDLLELKKTMNAFVFDVLGLMNEVTQGSSDKVNGVVELLIKLRKEARENKDWALSDQIRDELLELGIQLKDGREGTSFSIN
- a CDS encoding GNAT family N-acetyltransferase yields the protein MVFQSERLIVKAIQKIHKKEFVELLTAEEIIKAIPQNKPSEDNIENKFQLALSFNGDIVGNSLSLLGVFEKNKEDLIGLIGFLTNEEKNRELGYRFRKDFWGRGYATEIAKKMIEYSFNVLKFEKITADVWVENIASNKILAKFFKPVKEFYNEYDNCTDRRYELLKNDWN
- the yidD gene encoding membrane protein insertion efficiency factor YidD; protein product: MIGINLKKILTYPFVLLVRFYQTAISPFTPATCRYSPTCSHYTIEALQKHGLFYGGWLALKRIFSCHPWGGSGYDPVPEKKNK
- the lgt gene encoding prolipoprotein diacylglyceryl transferase gives rise to the protein MSFLSIVWDWNPEIIKIGGFGIRWYSLMFVAAFILGLHLMKKIYINDKVPVEKLDPLFMYVFVSMLIGMRLGEVFFYNWGYYQNNLLEIFLPFKKQDGATALFGFLKDWKFTGFTGFASHGAAVGIPLALYFYAKKHLQKPWLFILDRLGIMVALAGFFIRLGNFFNSEIYGKATGSSFGVIFKRAGESEPRYPTQLYEAFSYLALFFALWYFYWKTDKKKQTGFLFGLFMVVLWSLRFFIEFLKEAQIEGREDWVFNTLNTGQVLSIPLVMIGIWLMFRKTKIPQED
- the pepT gene encoding peptidase T, with the translated sequence MNKQHIIDRFIKYVTIDTESDPNNPAFPSTEKQWDLAKVLEKELKEIGMIDVELDSNCYLMATLPSNLDYDVPTIGFVAHIDTSPDFTGANVKPQIHENYDGKDILLNEKENIVLSPNYFEDLLQYKGQTIITTDGTTLLGADDKAGITEIVSAMEYLIQNPELKHGKIRICFTPDEEVGKGAHLFDVEKFGAEWAYTMDGSQIGELEYENFNAAGAKITINGKIVHPGYAKGKMINSMTIASEFINALPENEVPEKTTGYEGFFHLHNMEGEVEKTTLHYIIRDHEMDLFKNRKQAMLDLVDVMNQKLGKDLIEIEMKDQYYNMKEKVTPVMHIVDIAEEVMNDMGITPLIKAIRGGTDGSQLSYKGLPCPNIFAGGHNFHGRYEYVPAESIVKASEVIVGITQKVAQKFSS